From the genome of Vibrio porteresiae DSM 19223, one region includes:
- a CDS encoding glycosyltransferase, giving the protein MSEKKIRICHLVYSFDVGGLERIIVNCINNLKNDNFCHVIVSLTKIGDFYSEIDIPVECYSLDKKDGNDIGIYFRLYKLLNKLHPDVIHTYNLATMEYQWVAWLVGVPQRIHAEHGRDSYDPHGTVQKYRWLRRVTSMVTHHIVAVSADLHQWLIHDVRIPQRKVSLIINGVDTQHYVKSARDAQHHLSFCQDKCVFGHVARLHQIKNQPFLLEAFRDACAKSGDFAKDCVLLIVGDGPDRAKLESFVRRDSWLKDRVCFTGSKTEVIDYYKEFDVFLMSSFAEGIPMTLIESMSMAIPHLVTKVGGIGEVIIDNETGLSVASGDHDGYVNGLIELYRHRELRETMGQKARQQIEQRFSQNQMVAAYQALYLERDGQ; this is encoded by the coding sequence ATGTCTGAGAAAAAAATACGCATTTGCCATCTAGTATATAGTTTCGATGTGGGTGGTTTGGAAAGGATTATCGTAAATTGTATAAACAATCTCAAAAATGATAATTTTTGTCACGTGATTGTCTCACTTACTAAAATAGGTGATTTTTATTCTGAGATAGACATTCCAGTGGAGTGTTATTCTCTCGATAAAAAAGATGGTAATGATATTGGTATTTATTTTCGACTTTATAAATTACTCAATAAATTACATCCAGATGTGATCCATACCTATAATTTAGCCACTATGGAATATCAGTGGGTGGCTTGGTTAGTTGGCGTGCCACAGCGAATTCATGCAGAACATGGACGTGACAGTTACGACCCACATGGTACGGTGCAGAAATACCGTTGGCTGCGCCGTGTGACCAGCATGGTCACGCATCATATTGTGGCGGTTTCAGCCGATTTACATCAATGGCTTATCCATGATGTGCGTATCCCACAGCGCAAAGTGTCGTTAATCATCAATGGGGTGGACACCCAGCATTACGTGAAATCTGCACGAGATGCGCAGCATCATCTATCCTTTTGCCAAGACAAATGCGTGTTTGGTCATGTGGCGCGCTTACATCAGATCAAAAACCAGCCGTTTTTACTGGAAGCGTTTCGAGATGCGTGTGCTAAGAGTGGCGATTTCGCGAAGGATTGCGTGCTGTTGATAGTGGGCGACGGGCCAGACAGAGCCAAGCTTGAGAGCTTTGTACGCCGAGATAGCTGGTTAAAAGACCGGGTATGCTTTACCGGATCTAAAACGGAAGTGATTGATTACTATAAAGAGTTTGACGTGTTTCTTATGTCGTCCTTCGCCGAAGGCATCCCCATGACTTTGATTGAGTCGATGTCGATGGCGATTCCCCACTTAGTCACCAAGGTGGGGGGGATTGGTGAAGTGATTATCGACAATGAAACGGGATTATCGGTCGCCAGTGGCGACCATGATGGCTACGTAAACGGGCTGATTGAGCTGTACCGCCATCGAGAATTACGGGAAACCATGGGGCAAAAAGCCCGCCAGCAAATCGAGCAGCGGTTTAGCCAAAACCAAATGGTGGCGGCATACCAAGCCCTTTATTTAGAGAGAGATGGACAGTGA
- a CDS encoding GHMP family kinase ATP-binding protein: protein MIVRSRSPLRLGLAGGGTDISPYCDTYGGSVLNATINMYANCTIELVPDEQGITFIAQDIQQQFHTPLASHIPLSGELMLHKAVYNRIVRDYNDNQPIAMKVYTFSDAPPGCGLGSSSTMVVTILSAYKELLKLPLSEYDVAKMAYEIERIDCGFSGGKQDQYATTFGGFNYMEFYECDRVIVNPLRIRDSIINELESQMILYFTGVSRSSAKIIDEQIKGTKVPNSSSLDAMHQVKRLSYAMKECLLKSDIDGMSTLFKEAWLAKKGMSSSISTASIDDLEDRVLSAGAKSMKITGAGGGGFIMLFVDPIHRLTVEKTLKALDGRIQPFHFTQQGTQSWTV, encoded by the coding sequence ATGATTGTTAGATCGCGCTCACCCCTTCGTCTCGGATTAGCTGGCGGCGGAACCGACATTTCGCCTTACTGTGATACCTACGGTGGTTCCGTTTTAAACGCGACCATTAATATGTACGCTAACTGCACCATTGAGTTAGTGCCAGATGAACAAGGGATCACGTTTATTGCGCAAGATATTCAGCAGCAATTTCACACGCCGTTGGCATCCCATATTCCACTGTCTGGCGAGTTGATGCTCCACAAAGCGGTCTATAACCGCATTGTGCGTGACTACAACGACAATCAACCCATCGCGATGAAAGTCTATACGTTTTCCGATGCGCCTCCGGGCTGCGGGCTGGGCTCCTCATCTACTATGGTGGTCACCATCCTAAGTGCTTATAAAGAGCTACTGAAATTGCCACTGAGTGAATACGATGTGGCGAAAATGGCTTACGAAATCGAAAGGATTGACTGCGGTTTCTCCGGCGGGAAACAGGATCAATACGCGACGACGTTTGGCGGATTCAATTACATGGAGTTTTACGAATGTGATCGAGTTATCGTCAACCCACTGCGTATTCGTGACAGCATTATCAACGAGTTAGAAAGTCAGATGATTCTCTATTTCACTGGCGTGTCTCGCTCTTCCGCGAAAATCATCGATGAGCAGATCAAAGGAACGAAAGTGCCTAACAGCAGCTCTCTCGATGCGATGCACCAAGTTAAGCGCCTCTCTTATGCAATGAAAGAGTGTTTATTGAAATCGGATATCGACGGCATGTCGACCCTGTTTAAAGAAGCGTGGTTGGCGAAAAAAGGCATGTCGAGTTCGATCTCTACCGCGAGTATCGATGACCTTGAAGATCGCGTGCTTTCCGCTGGCGCGAAATCAATGAAAATCACCGGTGCTGGCGGCGGCGGTTTTATCATGCTGTTTGTTGATCCGATTCATCGCTTAACCGTGGAGAAAACCCTCAAAGCGCTGGATGGACGTATTCAACCATTTCATTTTACTCAACAAGGAACCCAATCATGGACGGTGTAA
- a CDS encoding nucleotidyltransferase family protein has product MVTPHSVTAIILCGGMGTRLHAITKDQTAKPMVDVAGKPFLQYLLDYCLSQGITQVVMAVGHHRDVIMAHFGHRYGKLSIEYSIEESPLGTGGALKQAMQQPLAQTADLILALNGDSFIAYDLNTMTALLDDHHAQLVMALRPLENTGRYGRVTMDADQKLTGFEEKKGGCPGTINSGVYLLRSSLIESLPSASVFSFETDFLEKEIGTAPFYGSLVSSYFIDIGTPSDYKQAQTDFVSKIYNQQILPSALN; this is encoded by the coding sequence ATGGTGACACCACATTCTGTCACGGCCATTATTTTGTGTGGCGGCATGGGGACTCGTCTTCATGCCATCACCAAAGACCAAACCGCCAAACCTATGGTCGACGTGGCGGGCAAACCGTTTTTGCAATATCTGCTCGATTATTGCCTAAGCCAAGGCATTACTCAGGTGGTGATGGCCGTGGGTCATCATCGTGATGTCATCATGGCGCACTTTGGTCATCGCTATGGCAAGTTGTCGATTGAGTATTCCATTGAGGAATCGCCACTAGGAACAGGTGGTGCGTTGAAACAAGCCATGCAGCAACCACTGGCGCAAACAGCGGATCTTATTTTGGCGTTGAACGGTGATAGTTTTATCGCTTATGACCTCAACACCATGACAGCGCTGCTTGATGACCATCATGCCCAATTGGTGATGGCATTACGCCCTTTGGAAAATACCGGGCGTTATGGTCGCGTCACTATGGATGCAGACCAAAAGCTCACTGGGTTTGAAGAGAAAAAAGGCGGGTGTCCTGGGACCATTAACAGCGGCGTTTATCTGCTGCGTTCATCGCTCATCGAGTCGCTCCCAAGCGCCAGCGTCTTCTCCTTTGAAACCGACTTTTTGGAAAAAGAGATTGGCACGGCACCATTTTATGGCAGCTTGGTCAGTAGCTATTTCATCGATATCGGTACGCCAAGCGATTATAAACAAGCTCAAACCGACTTTGTGAGTAAGATATATAATCAGCAAATACTACCCTCAGCACTCAATTAG
- a CDS encoding polysaccharide pyruvyl transferase family protein produces MVKIFRVTPGNFGDDLNEVLIQRRLGKQFQGNVFLNVDNQYDVSANDTLVVAIGTILNELVPAQGTKILLGAGYGYGQPALINERWDVKFVRGHLTAKKLGLDSHQVITDPAILLANNDHIYNVIESRVGYVPHHGVANRLWERACQDLGLKYIDPRRSYQQVMDDLLSCKWVIAEAMHGAIVADALRIPWIAVSSAEKINTFKWNDWCSTIGLEYHPIKLMSLWPSSDNRISKRLITGVKEKTVRLQLNKIIKHGIPQLSSDAVFRSNLGRVTDCYERFFSSVTN; encoded by the coding sequence ATGGTCAAAATATTTCGCGTGACTCCGGGTAATTTTGGAGATGATTTAAATGAAGTCTTGATTCAACGTCGTCTCGGAAAGCAATTTCAGGGCAATGTTTTTCTCAATGTCGATAACCAATATGACGTCAGTGCGAATGACACCCTTGTGGTTGCCATTGGCACCATTTTGAACGAGCTCGTTCCTGCGCAAGGGACGAAAATCCTATTGGGAGCCGGGTATGGATATGGGCAACCTGCGTTGATCAATGAAAGATGGGATGTGAAATTCGTTCGAGGACATTTAACGGCTAAAAAGCTAGGGCTAGATAGTCATCAGGTTATTACCGACCCAGCTATTCTTCTTGCTAATAATGATCACATTTATAACGTGATTGAAAGCAGAGTGGGGTATGTGCCGCACCATGGGGTGGCTAATCGACTTTGGGAGCGAGCGTGTCAAGATTTGGGACTTAAGTATATTGACCCAAGACGCTCATACCAACAAGTGATGGACGATTTACTCTCTTGTAAATGGGTGATTGCAGAAGCGATGCATGGCGCTATAGTTGCAGACGCACTACGTATTCCCTGGATTGCGGTGAGTAGCGCTGAAAAGATCAACACGTTTAAATGGAATGATTGGTGCAGTACCATTGGCCTCGAGTACCATCCAATTAAGCTGATGAGTTTATGGCCATCATCAGACAATCGCATAAGCAAACGTTTGATTACTGGTGTTAAGGAAAAAACTGTGCGTTTACAACTAAATAAAATCATTAAGCATGGAATACCACAACTTAGTTCAGATGCTGTGTTTAGAAGTAATCTAGGGCGAGTAACCGACTGTTATGAAAGATTTTTTTCGAGTGTAACTAATTGA
- a CDS encoding oligosaccharide flippase family protein — MHVATLKILKASMLLLCVSWYSRLLSAISIIILARNLSKYDFGVLAGCYIVQGFFNVLSNVGSNQYLIRKNKISDHDINAAWTINFISRSVIAVLIFLSSEWVAEYMQIPEMALVLKVMSLSAIFIGLQSPAINLKEKNLDYGQLSILEIVTKSISSTTSVVIAIVFQSYWAIVIGTLVYNGLYSFGSQFIVRRKLTLVLGNIGEQWQFSKWVLLKGVINYIKVAFDKIIIAKCYSVTELGLYNFANEASVTAQQFVITPINKVLYPSLSGYVNDKKQLLDKVYKSIVVLCCLYLPIVFGGVYLADSIVPAVFGPQWVEAIPLFQTFLVMTFSGILAGVLTDVFTLLGEVKKQFYYESFTSIVFLIIVVGISSVNLYDFALYRMYIAYLMLLILFGVLNRIMSLSLFKTVILLIPILLSSACMLLLLFLIHSFNISSISLVNLAMSIIGGALVYCSSTLLLIYYVKQFSDEYDFLYKTFIHPMLIAFKHRVQS, encoded by the coding sequence ATGCATGTAGCAACACTTAAAATATTGAAAGCGTCGATGTTACTGCTCTGCGTATCTTGGTACTCCCGATTGCTTTCAGCGATCAGTATCATTATTTTGGCACGTAACTTGAGCAAGTATGATTTCGGTGTTTTAGCCGGCTGTTATATCGTACAAGGTTTTTTTAATGTGTTGTCTAATGTGGGAAGTAATCAATATTTAATCCGTAAAAATAAGATTTCCGATCACGATATTAATGCAGCATGGACCATTAATTTTATCTCACGTTCTGTGATTGCGGTGCTGATTTTTTTAAGTTCAGAATGGGTGGCAGAGTATATGCAAATACCTGAAATGGCGTTGGTATTAAAAGTTATGTCGTTAAGCGCCATTTTCATTGGTTTACAAAGCCCTGCAATTAATCTTAAGGAGAAAAATCTAGATTATGGTCAGCTATCCATTTTAGAAATTGTTACTAAGTCTATATCGAGCACAACATCCGTTGTTATTGCGATTGTTTTTCAATCGTACTGGGCGATCGTGATAGGCACACTAGTCTACAATGGGTTGTATTCCTTTGGCAGCCAATTCATTGTTCGAAGAAAGTTAACCTTAGTCTTGGGTAACATAGGCGAACAGTGGCAATTTTCCAAATGGGTTCTTTTAAAAGGGGTGATAAATTATATTAAAGTAGCCTTTGATAAAATTATTATCGCAAAATGCTATTCAGTGACAGAATTAGGTTTATATAATTTTGCTAATGAAGCCTCGGTGACGGCACAACAGTTTGTGATTACACCAATAAACAAGGTGCTTTATCCAAGTCTTTCTGGTTATGTCAATGATAAGAAACAACTGTTAGATAAGGTTTATAAATCGATAGTGGTGTTGTGCTGTCTTTATTTGCCAATCGTGTTTGGCGGTGTCTATCTCGCAGATAGTATTGTACCAGCAGTGTTTGGTCCGCAATGGGTTGAGGCAATTCCTCTATTTCAAACTTTTTTGGTGATGACATTTTCTGGTATTTTAGCCGGGGTCCTAACTGATGTTTTTACCTTACTAGGCGAAGTAAAAAAGCAGTTTTACTATGAATCTTTTACATCAATTGTGTTTCTGATCATTGTTGTCGGAATATCATCGGTCAATCTTTATGATTTTGCTCTCTATCGAATGTACATTGCCTATTTAATGTTACTCATTTTATTTGGGGTGTTGAACCGTATCATGTCCCTTTCTTTGTTTAAAACGGTTATCTTATTGATCCCTATTTTATTGAGTTCAGCTTGCATGTTACTGCTTCTGTTTCTAATACACTCGTTCAATATCAGCTCTATTTCTTTAGTCAATTTGGCAATGAGTATTATTGGTGGTGCCTTAGTGTATTGTAGTTCTACTTTGTTGCTCATCTATTATGTTAAGCAATTCAGTGATGAGTATGACTTCTTGTATAAAACATTCATTCACCCGATGTTGATAGCATTTAAGCATCGCGTGCAGTCTTAA
- a CDS encoding glycosyltransferase family 8 protein, whose translation MNHILLTTDENFAQHCGVCIVSLLKNNPQSEFAITVAAMGLSELSQVRLHQCVDAFTNGTLKLVEFAEEALEPFPQIGGYRKNIYLRLWVDEFFAPDVERVLYLDVDTLVVDSIEELFTDNAQDFVVGAVDIPFADSHNRCHLPLEYGYFNSGVLLFNVARWRTEHCRDQLLDFLIKNQDIALNPDQDALNGVFYRDRVVLDSIYNVITPYFRRTDYRKLGDQELDRIRRDAKIIHFNGLARPWFYSCNHPYQRKYFEYLELTPWREFTPPDKSFYTLIKKRLRVLLGKESFIQLSNIKGV comes from the coding sequence ATGAATCATATTTTGCTTACGACAGATGAGAATTTCGCTCAGCATTGTGGGGTGTGTATTGTCTCACTGTTAAAAAATAATCCTCAGTCTGAATTTGCGATCACGGTGGCCGCTATGGGGTTGAGTGAACTTAGCCAAGTGAGATTGCACCAATGTGTTGATGCTTTTACCAATGGCACGCTTAAGCTGGTGGAGTTTGCTGAAGAGGCGCTCGAGCCATTCCCGCAAATTGGCGGCTATCGCAAAAACATCTATCTGCGTTTATGGGTTGATGAGTTTTTTGCGCCGGATGTGGAGCGTGTGCTCTATCTTGATGTGGATACCCTAGTGGTCGATTCCATTGAGGAGTTGTTTACTGATAACGCGCAAGACTTTGTGGTTGGTGCGGTAGATATTCCTTTTGCTGATAGCCATAACCGTTGTCACTTACCACTGGAATACGGTTACTTTAATTCGGGGGTTCTGCTGTTTAATGTCGCCCGTTGGCGCACCGAACATTGCCGCGATCAGCTGCTCGATTTTCTGATTAAAAACCAAGATATTGCGTTGAATCCCGACCAAGATGCACTCAACGGCGTATTCTATCGCGACCGAGTGGTGCTCGATTCTATCTACAATGTGATTACCCCTTATTTTCGCCGCACCGATTACCGTAAATTAGGGGATCAAGAGTTAGATCGCATTCGGCGTGACGCCAAAATTATTCACTTTAATGGACTAGCACGCCCTTGGTTTTATTCGTGCAATCATCCTTATCAACGTAAGTATTTTGAATATTTGGAGCTTACTCCTTGGCGTGAGTTTACTCCACCGGATAAATCATTCTATACGCTAATCAAAAAGCGCTTAAGAGTATTACTTGGAAAAGAGAGTTTTATTCAACTATCTAATATTAAAGGAGTTTAA
- a CDS encoding glycosyltransferase family 2 protein, with amino-acid sequence MTTTSATPSNIAVSVIIATCNRPDLAYRAACRVLEQSATDVQVIVVNNGSSLENQAHYCQLFDMIEHRIDYVDLCTQKAIGLGPSVARNVGIAYARGDYVTFCDDDDEWIDPDYLASLLPVLQRYRPAMVFADQQALRTDRSVMREHWFDRESLIGESQPVGEEGFYEVAPEYFYQHGGFAHLNITLYQTELLQRYGGFCQALDYEEDFELFHRLMSHASHMFYYDKVVSLHHIPNPKKRNNVTTQMSLFHKQLARIYIFNKFVTESPNQRLTRFATTHGSYAAGRIAEEALRLGNFSLAKTMARQALSWRLSPSMVKVWWQAWLGNRMNHANAHRKEDQ; translated from the coding sequence ATGACCACCACCAGTGCAACACCATCGAACATTGCCGTATCCGTTATTATTGCCACCTGTAATCGACCGGATTTGGCGTACCGAGCTGCATGTCGAGTGCTTGAGCAGTCCGCGACCGACGTTCAGGTGATCGTGGTGAATAATGGATCATCACTGGAGAATCAGGCTCACTACTGCCAACTGTTCGATATGATTGAGCATCGCATCGATTATGTCGATCTCTGTACCCAAAAAGCGATTGGCCTCGGCCCTTCGGTCGCGCGCAATGTCGGTATCGCTTATGCTCGCGGTGACTATGTCACTTTTTGTGATGATGATGACGAGTGGATTGATCCCGATTATTTGGCGTCGCTTCTGCCAGTATTGCAGCGCTATCGACCGGCCATGGTGTTTGCTGACCAGCAGGCGCTTCGTACAGATCGCTCGGTCATGCGCGAGCATTGGTTTGATCGCGAGTCTCTCATTGGTGAATCACAACCTGTGGGAGAGGAGGGGTTTTACGAAGTGGCGCCAGAGTACTTCTATCAGCATGGCGGATTTGCGCACCTCAACATCACGCTTTATCAAACGGAATTACTCCAACGCTATGGCGGCTTTTGCCAAGCTTTGGATTATGAAGAAGATTTCGAGCTATTCCACCGTTTAATGAGCCATGCTTCGCATATGTTCTATTACGACAAAGTGGTCAGTCTTCATCACATCCCCAATCCAAAAAAACGAAATAACGTCACCACTCAAATGAGCCTGTTCCATAAACAGCTAGCGAGAATCTATATCTTCAACAAGTTCGTAACGGAAAGCCCTAATCAGCGATTGACTCGCTTTGCGACCACTCATGGCAGTTATGCGGCAGGACGAATTGCAGAAGAAGCGCTGCGACTTGGCAATTTCTCGTTAGCCAAAACGATGGCAAGGCAGGCGCTAAGTTGGCGTTTATCCCCAAGCATGGTCAAAGTGTGGTGGCAGGCATGGCTGGGTAATCGAATGAATCACGCCAACGCACATAGGAAGGAAGATCAATGA
- a CDS encoding polysaccharide pyruvyl transferase family protein has product MQVYVHPCPTKNIGDEFNHWFWQEIFDEDFRCYSDDILLVGIGTVLNDKLPKASITHVLGSGVGYGNGGKVDPSRWNIHFVRGKLSANALGLGEQMAISDPGILISRLRPQEVVHQYPISFMPHIGIDSERYRRFIEEVIGWHYISPSDEEDKILKEIVASSKLITSAMHGAIIADSYRVPWLAVNTSPEILPFKWQDWFSSLNIDAHLTQLPAYWNQIRPGLKSKAINFVKEKQLKSQLLKLLKKGHFQLSDAQPLVSKQEQLLDKLAQVKPLIFSEEHRIGNAIHCDDSLSEEF; this is encoded by the coding sequence ATGCAAGTTTATGTGCATCCATGCCCAACGAAAAATATTGGTGATGAATTCAATCATTGGTTTTGGCAGGAGATATTTGACGAAGATTTTCGCTGCTATTCTGATGACATTTTGTTAGTTGGGATTGGCACGGTTCTCAATGACAAACTCCCTAAAGCGAGCATTACCCATGTACTAGGTAGCGGAGTTGGCTATGGTAATGGTGGTAAGGTAGACCCATCACGCTGGAACATTCATTTTGTGCGCGGCAAGTTAAGTGCTAATGCCTTAGGGTTGGGAGAGCAAATGGCTATCTCTGATCCGGGGATTCTTATCAGTCGTCTTCGCCCACAAGAGGTAGTTCACCAGTATCCGATTTCATTTATGCCTCATATTGGCATCGACTCTGAGCGCTATCGGCGCTTTATTGAAGAGGTCATCGGGTGGCACTATATTTCGCCTTCCGATGAAGAAGACAAGATACTCAAAGAGATTGTCGCGAGCAGCAAACTCATCACCTCTGCGATGCATGGTGCGATCATTGCCGACTCTTATCGAGTGCCATGGCTGGCGGTCAATACTTCTCCAGAAATTTTGCCGTTCAAATGGCAGGATTGGTTTAGCTCACTCAATATCGATGCGCATTTAACGCAGTTGCCCGCCTACTGGAACCAGATTCGCCCGGGCTTAAAATCCAAAGCGATTAATTTTGTCAAAGAGAAACAACTGAAAAGCCAGTTACTCAAGTTGTTGAAAAAAGGTCATTTTCAGTTAAGCGATGCGCAACCTTTGGTGAGTAAACAAGAGCAGCTACTCGATAAGCTGGCACAAGTGAAGCCACTGATCTTTAGCGAAGAGCATCGCATTGGTAACGCTATCCATTGTGATGACTCATTGAGTGAAGAGTTCTAA
- a CDS encoding polysaccharide deacetylase family protein, whose protein sequence is MATQLAIVIHAEEEFDWDGGFYRSNTAVTHADHLIKVMDRIIELGGKITLAMDYPFITSMGGQKVVNRYRAQHGQSVEFATHLHPWVNPPFEDDQDEVANEASYPGNLSYKLEYEKLKVLTETIEQVSGVRPKTYLAGRYGVGPNTQKIIKALGYQVDLSISAYCDFRHQQGPDFSHYSSHRFEQNELTYLPHTSSILAVLAPLRDYLNRRPPTFTWIQQHRWLRLASKFLRVKRYRLSPEGFTAQQMRQVTKAQLAIGQQDFILSFHSPTSKFGLTPYTRSEQDVAHFLQTIERYIQMFTDEFHGQTILPSKLIASSQSSVPSKLSLPSTSSIL, encoded by the coding sequence ATGGCAACTCAACTTGCGATCGTGATTCATGCTGAAGAAGAGTTTGATTGGGATGGTGGGTTTTATCGCTCGAATACCGCTGTCACGCACGCCGACCACTTGATAAAGGTGATGGACCGCATTATTGAATTGGGCGGCAAAATTACCTTAGCGATGGATTATCCCTTTATTACCAGTATGGGCGGACAAAAGGTCGTGAATCGCTACCGAGCCCAGCATGGGCAGAGCGTTGAATTTGCCACGCATTTGCATCCTTGGGTTAACCCTCCCTTTGAAGATGATCAAGATGAAGTGGCTAATGAGGCGTCCTACCCAGGTAACCTTAGCTATAAGCTTGAATATGAAAAACTCAAGGTGCTGACTGAAACGATTGAACAAGTCTCAGGTGTGCGGCCTAAAACCTATTTGGCGGGGCGCTATGGGGTTGGGCCAAATACGCAAAAGATCATCAAAGCGTTAGGGTATCAAGTCGATCTCAGTATCAGCGCTTACTGTGATTTTCGCCATCAGCAAGGGCCTGATTTTAGCCACTATTCTAGCCATCGTTTTGAACAAAATGAGCTGACCTATTTGCCGCACACCAGCTCGATTTTGGCCGTGCTGGCACCGCTGCGCGATTACCTCAACCGCCGTCCGCCAACATTCACTTGGATTCAACAGCACCGTTGGCTTCGTCTCGCCAGTAAGTTTCTGCGGGTGAAGCGTTATCGCTTGTCCCCTGAAGGCTTTACCGCACAACAAATGCGACAAGTGACGAAGGCTCAATTGGCGATTGGTCAGCAAGATTTTATTTTGTCCTTTCACTCTCCGACCTCGAAGTTTGGCTTAACTCCTTACACGCGTTCGGAGCAAGACGTTGCTCACTTTCTGCAAACGATTGAGCGTTATATACAGATGTTTACTGATGAGTTTCATGGTCAAACGATCTTGCCTTCGAAGCTGATTGCGTCTTCGCAATCCAGTGTGCCTTCAAAGTTAAGTTTGCCATCAACCTCTTCCATTTTATGA